The genomic window TTCCGGCTACCCCAAGACAGTACAGTGCAGCAGTGAAGGTAAGTATAAAAGCACCTTTGCAAATTTCAAGAACAGTGCATTCCCTTTTCAATCCGCACCACAGCATTTCTTCTATACCCTCCCTTTACCGGCCCAACTCCTTTTGGCCCAATTACGAGAACAATTCAAGATGGCGTCCCCGCAACCCTTTGCCAACAaggtcatcgccatcaccggCGCCGGCAGTGGAATCGGCCGCGCCACCGCTCTCTACCTAGGCCAACGGGGTGCCTCCCTCGCTATCTCAGATGTTAACAAGGCCTCCGTGGACGCCGTCGCTGCCGCAATCCACGCTGAAGTCCCTGGCGCCAAGGTCGTCGCCTCGGCTGTGGACGTGAGCAAGGCCGATCAGGTTAAGTCGTGGATTGAGAAAACTGCTGCCGAGTTCGGTAAATTGGACGGCGCTGCCAATATTGCTGGCACGGGTGGCAGTGAAGAGCCTGTTCCCCTGGACGCCCAGACTGATGACGGCTGGAACTTTGTCCTCAATATCAACCTCGCGGGCACAATGTACTGCCTTCGCGAGGAGCTTCGGGTGCTCTCTGAAGGCGGATCAATCGTGAACACCTCGAGCGTGCTGGGCCTGCGCAGTTCGCCTACTCCAGGAGGCAGCCCGTATGTTACCAGCAAGCACGGCGTTCTCGGATTGACCAGGACCGTCGCGAGAGAGTATGGCCACAAGAACATCCGTGTCAACTGCGTCAACCCGTGAGTTAAATCAAGTCTAGCCTGAGGATGGGAGCAAAGCTGATTACTCATGGACAGAGGTGCGATTGCGACCCCCATGATGGGTTCATACGACGGTCAACAGAATCCCTTGCCCGAGTACATTCAGCCCCCTATCGCTAGATGGGGAGCTCCCCAGGAAGTCGCGCAGTTGATTGGGTTCCTGCTGGGAGACGAGTCTCGCTATATTAGCGGGACTTCGGTTGTCATTGATGGAGGATTGCTTTGTTAGCTTTGAAGCTCAGTGGGGGTTCAGCCATAAGGGCTAGAGTAGTGAAGTTATAGATAGAAATCTAAGCTATGTCTCGCTTGCAAGAACTAATCGATTCTTTCTCCACGACCGATGTTCTACCGCCTAGATGCCTAAAAATTGGGATAATTTGTCCAGGTGTAGCCGCAAGAGCTTGGCATAATGACCTACGGCGTGTGATTAAGTCACCAAGAAGGAATTGACTCCATCAGGACTGTGACTGGTATTAGCTCAATGTAGAACCTCGAAGAGCTGTGTGGATGAAGTATgttggagagggagggaaaaCGAAAGGCTGCAAAACCAGTGAGTTTCAGCCCGCCAGCCCGGCCCGACCAAACTCAATTCCTCGTCGTCCCTGCTGTAATCTACGTTGGCTCCGACAAGGGCGGGACAGCCCGTAAGCAAAGTTAAGCCACTAGGCAACTTGTCATGTAGATATATGGACCAGGAGAGGCCATCGTTTATCCGATTTGAAGAGAAGCGAATTCTTAGCAGCCACTCTTTGCTTGCTCCAGCTACCCATGGGCTCGAAGAGATATCATAGCCTCTCTGCGTCTGCTATGTCTGGCTAGCAATTCAAGTTAAAAATGCCGGACGGTCCGGTCTCATACCGACGATCTCTGTTGTTATCCGCCCCGTCGCCACCCTCATCCCTGCGGGCGAAGTCATCACCGGCTGTGTTCCTAACATGCTCCAGCCCTCTCCCAGTGATGCCATGGTTTCCTAGATATCTACTAGATCATGATCGTCGATACCACGCTCTGAGGGCTGAGTTCTAGAGAATTCGGCATCGCCCGGCTCTACTGCATGCCAAACCTATCATATATACCCCAATAACTGGGCATTGTACTCCTGCAATAGCTTATGATAAACTATGACGATACTGCTGATGGTTTGGAGGACGGCTGCCTCTGGCGTACAAGAATGATTGAGGGGTGTTGTCAGATATTGAGATGAATTGTGTGTGTATTTCTTTCTGTGCGtcccttctccttccagGGCTCAAGCGAGGTTATACATGCCTTTTCTACGAGATGTGGAATCATCTTGAGTGGCGATATTCCCATGGCTAATTCGTCCTCTTCCCGCGGCTTCCAATAGCTTCCTTTTGCCACATATTCAACAATTTTAGACGGGTCGTTGTCATCAACAAATATCATGACTGACATACGCTTGAGTCAAGCACAGTTCGGCGCAGGGGCCAGGCTCGGGCACAGGAACCGGACTTGAGTTTGAAAATTGCGCCGAGGGGCCGCTCCTTACCGACCCGAGATTGACAAGTCCTTTCAACTGCTTGCTGCCGATGGAGGGGATGGGTATTTTGTAAATGGGCCAGCGCCGCGACGGCGATCAGCTGAGATTCAGGAGCCTGGTCCTTATCCCCCAGTACTCCTTCCGAGGTCCAAAAGCCGCTACGAAGGCCTACCTCGGGGGCAACCCAGATCTCAGCCCCACAGATGTGATGCAGGGTCTCGGAGCCGGAGGCCCCGGACCCCGTGGGGTATTCAGATGCATCTATGCTACTAATCAAATTTCATCACTTCGGTCTGTGCCGGGGCCATCTTGTAAAGCTAACAGGTTGTCGATCCTGGAGCTGAAGGGGCTGCTATAGTGGCGGAAGAGGGGTTCTAAGACGAGGCATCCGCGGACACCGAGACGGAAAGGCAACCCAGTGGCATTGGGATATTTAAGTAGACTCTACACGGAATAATGAGTACATGTACAACAGAAACATCATTTAGTTTTAGTTCAAGGCCCTTTCACAGTTAAGACCACAACAGCAGCCAACACTTCCACCATGACACCCGACAACCCCAAGTCTCCTACCGTCGTCTTCGATGTTGTCATAGTCGGAGCAGGAATCTCTGGCATCAACACAGCATACTATATCCAGAGCGGGGCGCCCCAGCCCACGTCCTATACTATACTCGAGGCAAGAGACAACATCGGAGGCACCTGGGATCTATTCAAGTATCCTGGCATCAGATCCGACTCGGACATTTTCACTTTCGGCTTCCCATGGAGTCCCTGGGATAGAGATGGAGTTCTGGCGCCCGGATCTGAAATCACCAATTACATGACCGAATCTGCTGCGAAATTCGGCATCGATAAAAACATCCGCTTCAATCACAAAGTTGTCTCCGCGGACTGGTCCTCCGAGCAGAGTCTCTGGGTGTTGGATGTCCAAACCAGGGAAGGCCACGCGACCATACACGCTCGGTTCCTGGTCCTAGGTACGGGATACTACGACTACGATGAGCCTCTCCAAGCTCACATACCGGGAATCAAAAACTTCCAGGGCCCTGTGATCCACCCACAGTTCTGGCCGGAGAACCTTGACTACACCGACCAAaacatcgtcgtcatcggcagCGGCGCCACCGCCATCACTATTGTTcccgccatggccgagaaggccaagcaCATCACTATGCTTC from Fusarium keratoplasticum isolate Fu6.1 chromosome 10, whole genome shotgun sequence includes these protein-coding regions:
- a CDS encoding 3-oxoacyl-acyl-carrier-reductase gives rise to the protein MASPQPFANKVIAITGAGSGIGRATALYLGQRGASLAISDVNKASVDAVAAAIHAEVPGAKVVASAVDVSKADQVKSWIEKTAAEFGKLDGAANIAGTGGSEEPVPLDAQTDDGWNFVLNINLAGTMYCLREELRVLSEGGSIVNTSSVLGLRSSPTPGGSPYVTSKHGVLGLTRTVAREYGHKNIRVNCVNPGAIATPMMGSYDGQQNPLPEYIQPPIARWGAPQEVAQLIGFLLGDESRYISGTSVVIDGGLLC